The following proteins come from a genomic window of Natrinema saccharevitans:
- a CDS encoding Rrf2 family transcriptional regulator — protein sequence MSSIELTPSQKKILRALTNLHKESEDAIKGEDIAEQVDRNPGTIRNQMQSLKALQLVEGVPGPKGGYKPTAAAYEALEIQQMDEPAAVPMQHEGEPVDDTIIEEIDLSSVHHPELCRAEIHIQGTLSDIHENDSVTVGPTPLSKLLIEGTVDGKDDTNNILILRIDDMVAPAEEPAH from the coding sequence ATGTCATCCATCGAACTCACGCCCAGCCAGAAGAAGATCCTCCGCGCGCTCACGAACCTCCACAAGGAGTCCGAAGACGCCATCAAAGGCGAGGACATCGCGGAACAGGTCGACCGCAACCCCGGCACGATCCGCAACCAGATGCAGAGTCTCAAAGCCCTCCAGCTCGTCGAGGGTGTACCGGGGCCGAAAGGTGGATACAAGCCCACTGCAGCCGCATACGAGGCACTCGAGATCCAGCAGATGGACGAGCCCGCCGCGGTCCCGATGCAACACGAGGGCGAACCCGTCGACGACACCATCATCGAGGAGATCGATCTCTCGAGCGTTCACCACCCCGAACTCTGCCGGGCCGAGATCCACATTCAGGGGACGCTGAGCGACATCCACGAGAACGATTCGGTCACCGTCGGCCCGACGCCGCTCTCAAAGCTGCTGATCGAGGGGACCGTCGACGGCAAGGACGACACGAACAACATCCTGATCCTGCGGATCGACGACATGGTCGCGCCCGCCGAAGAACCGGCTCACTGA
- the gyrB gene encoding DNA topoisomerase (ATP-hydrolyzing) subunit B, with product MSQESEYGAGQIQVLEGLEAVRKRPAMYIGSTDSRGLHHLVYEVVDNSIDEALAGHCDDITVSIHEDGSVSVADDGRGIPVDTHEEYDRPALEVILTVLHAGGKFDNKSYQVSGGLHGVGVSVVNALSERLEAEVKRDGGVFRHAFEGGEPVGDMERVRDMESDEETGTRIRFWPDTGIFETGEMSFSTLSNRLRELAFLNSGVRITLRDEREETDDGDVVAETYEYDGGIREFVEYLNETRSAMHEDIIYFENEEQNIHVEVAMQATEELQGSIHAFANNINTREGGTHLTGFKTALTRCVNDYANENDLLSDLDDNLKGEDIREGLTAVVSIKHPDPQFEGQTKTKLGNSEVRGIVESAMHEGLGTYFEEHPDTAEAIVSKAVEAAKARMAAQKAEELTRRKSALESTSLPGKLADCQTKDPEEAELFIAEGDSAGGSAKQARNPDFQAILPIKGKILNVEKHRLDRILENDEIRNMITAIGAGIGDEFDVDDVRYKKIIMATDADVDGAHIRTLLLTFFYRHMRPLLEGGYVYATQPPLYRIRYRGETYDAMTEAERDEIVAEKCDGNPSQVQRFKGLGEMNPQQLWDTTMDPDNRILKQITIEDAAAADKMFSVLMGDAVEPRKQFIKEHAPEAEWIDI from the coding sequence ATGTCCCAGGAAAGCGAGTACGGAGCCGGACAGATCCAGGTCTTAGAGGGTCTGGAGGCTGTACGAAAGCGACCGGCGATGTACATCGGCTCTACCGATTCTCGAGGCCTCCACCATCTGGTCTACGAAGTGGTGGACAACTCGATCGACGAGGCGCTGGCCGGCCACTGCGACGACATCACCGTCTCCATCCACGAGGACGGTTCGGTGAGCGTCGCGGACGACGGCCGCGGCATCCCCGTCGACACACACGAGGAGTACGACCGCCCCGCACTCGAGGTCATTCTGACCGTCCTCCACGCCGGGGGCAAGTTCGACAACAAGTCCTACCAGGTCTCCGGCGGCCTTCACGGCGTCGGCGTCTCCGTCGTCAACGCCCTCTCCGAACGCCTCGAGGCCGAAGTCAAACGCGACGGCGGGGTCTTTCGCCACGCCTTCGAGGGCGGTGAGCCCGTCGGCGACATGGAGCGGGTCCGCGATATGGAGTCCGACGAAGAGACCGGCACCCGGATTCGGTTCTGGCCGGACACGGGGATCTTCGAGACGGGCGAGATGTCCTTCTCGACGCTGTCGAACCGACTCCGCGAACTGGCCTTCCTCAATTCCGGCGTTCGCATCACGCTTCGCGACGAGCGCGAGGAGACCGACGACGGCGACGTGGTCGCCGAAACCTACGAGTACGACGGCGGGATCCGTGAGTTCGTCGAGTACCTGAACGAGACGCGCTCGGCGATGCACGAGGATATCATCTACTTCGAGAACGAGGAACAGAACATCCACGTCGAGGTCGCAATGCAGGCCACCGAGGAACTGCAGGGATCGATCCACGCCTTCGCGAACAATATCAACACCCGCGAGGGCGGGACCCACCTCACCGGGTTCAAGACCGCATTGACGCGGTGTGTCAACGACTACGCCAACGAGAACGACCTCCTGTCGGATCTCGACGACAACCTCAAAGGCGAGGACATCCGCGAGGGGCTGACGGCGGTCGTCTCGATCAAACACCCCGATCCCCAGTTCGAGGGCCAGACGAAGACGAAACTCGGCAATTCCGAAGTGCGAGGAATCGTCGAGAGCGCCATGCACGAGGGACTGGGCACCTACTTCGAGGAGCACCCCGACACCGCCGAGGCCATCGTCAGCAAGGCCGTCGAGGCCGCCAAGGCCCGCATGGCCGCCCAGAAGGCCGAAGAACTCACGCGGCGCAAGTCCGCCCTCGAGTCCACCTCGCTGCCCGGGAAACTGGCCGACTGCCAGACCAAGGACCCCGAGGAGGCCGAACTGTTCATCGCGGAGGGCGACTCCGCGGGCGGCAGCGCGAAACAGGCCCGCAACCCCGACTTCCAGGCGATCCTTCCCATCAAGGGGAAGATCTTAAACGTCGAGAAACACCGGCTCGATCGCATCCTCGAGAACGACGAGATCCGGAACATGATCACCGCCATCGGCGCGGGGATCGGCGACGAGTTCGACGTCGACGACGTCCGCTACAAGAAGATCATCATGGCGACCGACGCCGACGTCGACGGGGCACACATCCGGACGCTCCTGCTGACGTTTTTCTACCGGCACATGCGGCCGCTGCTCGAGGGCGGCTACGTCTACGCGACCCAGCCACCGCTGTACCGCATCCGGTACCGCGGCGAGACCTACGACGCGATGACCGAGGCCGAACGCGACGAGATCGTCGCGGAGAAATGCGACGGCAACCCCTCGCAGGTCCAGCGGTTCAAGGGGCTCGGCGAGATGAACCCCCAGCAGCTCTGGGACACGACGATGGACCCGGACAACCGCATCCTCAAGCAGATCACGATCGAGGACGCGGCCGCGGCGGACAAGATGTTCTCCGTCCTGATGGGCGACGCCGTCGAACCCCGCAAGCAGTTCATCAAGGAACACGCGCCGGAAGCCGAGTGGATCGACATCTAG
- the psmB gene encoding archaeal proteasome endopeptidase complex subunit beta, which produces MNNPLSQGNGDPSPYEPELGSLPNGGEAGTDDGTVNKTGTTTIGIATADGVVIATDMRASLGGRFVSNKNVQKVEQIHPTAALTLVGSVGGAQSFIRTLRSEVNLYEARRDEPMPIESLATLAGNFARGGPFRAINPILGGVDDEGSHVYSIDPAGGVMEDDYTVTGSGMQLAYGLLEQEYDDDLSLADAKSVAARAIKSAVERDTGSGNGVFLAEITDEGVDIQGHEEFDAVI; this is translated from the coding sequence ATGAATAACCCGCTCTCGCAGGGCAACGGCGACCCGTCGCCGTACGAGCCCGAACTGGGTTCGCTGCCGAACGGAGGGGAGGCCGGCACCGACGACGGGACGGTCAACAAGACCGGGACGACGACCATCGGCATCGCGACCGCCGACGGCGTCGTCATCGCGACGGACATGCGCGCCAGCCTCGGCGGACGGTTCGTCTCGAACAAGAACGTCCAGAAGGTCGAGCAGATTCACCCGACCGCCGCGTTAACGCTGGTCGGCTCCGTCGGCGGCGCGCAGTCGTTCATCCGAACGCTGCGCTCCGAGGTCAACCTCTACGAGGCTCGGCGCGACGAGCCCATGCCGATCGAGTCGCTGGCGACGCTGGCGGGCAACTTCGCCCGCGGCGGTCCGTTCCGCGCGATCAACCCCATCCTCGGCGGCGTCGACGACGAGGGCAGTCACGTCTACAGCATCGACCCCGCCGGCGGCGTCATGGAAGACGACTACACCGTCACCGGCTCCGGGATGCAACTGGCCTACGGCCTCCTCGAGCAGGAGTACGACGACGACCTCTCGCTCGCGGACGCGAAGTCAGTCGCGGCCCGCGCGATCAAAAGCGCCGTCGAGCGCGACACCGGGTCGGGCAACGGCGTCTTCCTCGCGGAAATCACCGACGAGGGCGTCGACATTCAGGGCCACGAGGAGTTCGACGCGGTCATCTAA
- the gyrA gene encoding DNA gyrase subunit A translates to MSSDVPDPTDIEARAVENVRIEDEMEQSYIDYAMSVIAGRALPRVEDGLKPVHRRILYAMHEMGVSSGSSHRKSSSIVGETMGDYHPHGDSAIYDTLVRMAQDFSMRYPLVDGQGNFGSMDGDPAAAQRYTEARMSPISEELLADIEKDTVDFSANYDDRLQEPDVLPAAFPNLLVNGSSGIAVGMSTNIPPHNLGEVVDATIELIDDPDATVEDLMDHIKGPDFPTGANIVGRDAIYSAYKTGRGRIRVRAEFEVEEWKNGRERIVITELPFQANKARLVERIADDVNEGEIDGITDLRDESDRDGVRIVVELNRGANAEVVKNKLLENHLEKTFGVINLALVDGQPRVLSLKETLAEYVAHRREVVRRRSEYDLAEAEDRAHILEGRLTAVENAEDVVELIQNSETRSDAKENLQDAYDFSADQADHIVRMQLGSLTSMEAAEIEEEYEAVQAEIERLTEILESESELLSVIKEELREIKAEYADDRRTSIVEDQGTVTHEDLIPEEEVVVVMTEDDYVKRMPIEQFDPQGRGGKGIIGADVKAEDRVATVFRANTHDYLLCFTNQGEVYRLKTYEIPEMGRTARGKSAVNILDLDPGEDITAIVDTDALEDDEYVTMATRNGYVKRTAGEAFDNIRSTGIIAADLEAGDELVDVEVTDGSQDLVIATEGGMTIRFDEDEVRAMGRNARGVNGIKLQDGDAVAGLVATDEGDEQALLTVTENGYGKRTPLSEYSAQSRYGKGLIDIKTGERNGPVTAVKAVSEDDQLVLMSERGQIVRTRVDEISTVGRNTMGVIVMAVEDGDAVAAVDDIPAAAAESDDEPVEATD, encoded by the coding sequence ATGAGTTCAGACGTACCCGATCCGACTGATATCGAGGCGCGAGCGGTAGAGAACGTCCGCATCGAGGACGAAATGGAGCAGAGCTACATCGACTACGCGATGTCCGTCATCGCGGGCCGTGCGCTCCCCCGCGTCGAGGACGGCCTGAAACCCGTCCACCGGCGCATCCTCTATGCGATGCACGAGATGGGGGTCTCTTCGGGCTCGTCCCACCGGAAGTCCTCCTCGATCGTCGGAGAGACGATGGGTGACTACCACCCCCACGGCGACAGCGCGATCTACGACACCCTGGTCCGGATGGCCCAGGACTTCTCGATGCGGTACCCGCTGGTCGACGGCCAGGGGAACTTCGGCTCGATGGACGGCGATCCGGCCGCCGCCCAGCGGTACACGGAGGCCCGGATGTCGCCGATCTCCGAGGAACTGCTCGCGGACATCGAGAAGGACACCGTCGACTTCTCCGCGAACTACGACGACCGCCTGCAAGAGCCCGACGTGCTGCCGGCGGCGTTCCCGAACCTGCTGGTCAACGGCTCCTCGGGGATCGCCGTCGGGATGTCGACCAACATCCCGCCGCACAACCTCGGCGAGGTCGTCGACGCGACGATCGAACTGATCGACGATCCCGACGCGACGGTCGAGGACCTGATGGACCATATCAAGGGTCCCGACTTTCCGACCGGTGCCAACATCGTCGGCCGCGACGCTATCTACTCCGCCTACAAGACCGGCCGCGGGCGCATCCGCGTCCGCGCCGAGTTCGAGGTCGAGGAGTGGAAAAACGGCCGCGAACGGATCGTCATCACCGAACTCCCCTTCCAGGCCAACAAGGCCCGCCTCGTCGAACGCATCGCCGACGACGTCAACGAGGGCGAAATCGACGGAATCACCGACCTGCGCGACGAGTCCGACCGCGACGGCGTCCGGATCGTCGTCGAACTCAACCGCGGGGCAAACGCCGAGGTCGTCAAGAACAAACTGCTCGAGAACCACCTCGAGAAGACCTTCGGCGTCATCAACCTCGCTCTGGTCGACGGCCAGCCGCGAGTCCTCTCGCTCAAGGAGACCTTAGCGGAGTACGTCGCCCACCGCCGCGAGGTCGTCCGCCGGCGCAGCGAGTACGACCTCGCCGAGGCCGAGGACCGCGCCCACATCCTCGAGGGTCGGTTGACGGCCGTCGAGAACGCCGAGGACGTGGTCGAACTGATCCAGAACAGCGAGACGCGGTCGGACGCGAAGGAGAACCTCCAGGACGCCTACGACTTCTCCGCGGACCAGGCCGACCACATCGTCCGGATGCAACTGGGCAGTCTCACCTCGATGGAGGCCGCCGAGATCGAGGAAGAGTACGAGGCGGTACAGGCCGAGATCGAGCGCCTGACGGAGATCCTCGAGAGCGAGTCGGAGTTGCTCTCGGTCATCAAAGAGGAACTCCGCGAGATCAAAGCCGAGTACGCCGACGACCGCCGCACCTCGATCGTCGAGGATCAGGGGACGGTCACCCACGAGGACCTCATCCCCGAGGAGGAAGTCGTCGTCGTCATGACCGAAGACGACTACGTCAAGCGGATGCCGATCGAGCAGTTCGACCCCCAGGGCCGGGGCGGCAAGGGGATCATCGGCGCGGACGTCAAGGCCGAGGACCGCGTCGCGACGGTTTTCCGGGCCAACACCCACGACTACCTGCTCTGCTTTACGAATCAGGGCGAAGTCTACCGGCTCAAGACCTACGAGATCCCCGAGATGGGCCGGACGGCCCGCGGGAAATCGGCGGTCAACATCCTCGATCTCGACCCCGGCGAGGACATCACGGCCATCGTCGACACCGACGCCCTCGAGGACGACGAGTACGTGACGATGGCTACCCGGAACGGTTACGTCAAACGCACCGCCGGCGAGGCGTTCGACAATATCCGCTCGACGGGAATCATCGCCGCCGATCTCGAGGCGGGCGACGAACTCGTCGACGTCGAGGTCACCGACGGCTCGCAGGATCTGGTCATCGCGACCGAGGGCGGGATGACGATCCGCTTCGACGAGGACGAAGTCCGCGCGATGGGGCGGAACGCCCGCGGCGTCAACGGCATCAAACTGCAGGACGGCGACGCCGTGGCGGGGCTGGTCGCGACCGACGAAGGCGACGAGCAGGCGCTGCTGACGGTGACCGAGAACGGCTACGGCAAGCGGACGCCGCTCTCGGAGTACAGCGCGCAGTCGCGGTACGGCAAGGGCCTGATCGACATCAAGACCGGCGAGCGAAACGGCCCCGTGACGGCCGTCAAGGCCGTCTCCGAGGACGATCAGCTCGTGTTGATGAGCGAGCGCGGGCAGATCGTCCGGACTCGCGTCGACGAGATCTCGACCGTCGGCCGGAACACGATGGGCGTGATCGTCATGGCAGTCGAGGACGGCGACGCGGTCGCTGCGGTCGACGACATCCCGGCGGCCGCCGCCGAATCCGACGACGAGCCGGTCGAAGCGACGGACTGA